Proteins from a single region of Fibrobacter sp. UWH6:
- a CDS encoding SPOR domain-containing protein — MRKILAVVSLFALGVSAAFAAEPTDLDSLFRGHEYKPVLNASLRDSADSQQNAAVVKANTKSGKSDGYYMLQFEAVADFDAAQRRRAQLSASTGYAIQVVFDTPFYKLRGGGWTTKKAAEDKARELSAYNINAFVVKVK, encoded by the coding sequence ATGCGAAAAATTTTAGCTGTTGTATCGCTTTTTGCTCTGGGTGTTTCTGCTGCGTTTGCTGCCGAACCCACAGATCTGGATTCCCTTTTCAGGGGCCATGAATATAAGCCTGTATTGAATGCGTCCCTCAGAGATTCTGCTGATTCCCAGCAGAATGCCGCCGTGGTTAAGGCAAATACCAAGTCCGGCAAGTCTGACGGTTACTATATGCTGCAGTTCGAAGCTGTTGCTGACTTTGATGCGGCTCAGCGTCGTCGTGCCCAGCTTTCCGCTAGCACGGGTTATGCAATCCAGGTTGTATTCGATACTCCGTTCTACAAGCTTCGTGGCGGTGGATGGACTACTAAGAAAGCCGCTGAAGATAAGGCTCGCGAACTTTCTGCCTATAATATCAATGCGTTTGTAGTAAAGGTTAAGTAG
- a CDS encoding fibro-slime domain-containing protein, which yields MDNNTMKNKKNTLLAGAFKWILGTCMVLMGVQSAWSSCSGTLHFQPPLEWGANNAPTVTFYTAMNNKQKVTSVMTYNATTGYYEYDLSKIGGEAYDSTFTVYTMMSDSTIRYITTAKWNGIPKDNAKDPNYPMNNRDFACPNSKGDVYILENPKQAGKTLISYGKKPNIKYFYILVPDDEEWKASVPMYSDNGTYAGGKPFKVDPTMCGWYYAVWMDEDLPTSFVLFKDSDEMLADAIGVNGWNNTLEAIDVEAFFDAYGVDRLYFIADPDEAPDGKLFSVVDPEIEGNCSYTLAAILYDTDAALHGAFTCDAYPAVASNGCYVASAPYGFPGGGAANTVPCIGVTKGIVGDFLDPLTKKPTYNAASGCFVSQEAFDVMFRETPNVNAMHCRDVLFTQSSDGMWEYDSYNEPTGAFTILNDLKDSVTLGTCVGTCATAAATRKGLGNVRYGVGTPAKVSAAAKAQLGVVADWSDLEPKSGLPYIDLYPVAAGEFDSGTNPDVYDNTSWDARISGMNNQMFCFESHAHFVYRPGMQFSFRGDDDIWVYIDNKLAVDLGGTHLAAPGYVNLDEFTGAQGALVANKTYDIDIFFCDRRTDMSNVRIKTNMYIQQKTALTKEKTENYTPKNPEYQMCYTQTGEGSCAAAVSGDDKAIECCGADFVNKSECTSFKFQYYLVAGTKFPADLSSAQLLANDASIPGIDLSNPAVPKFTYEQIALPPGTWTVWAYIDGDKNKVYTYKSQGEVEVVFNNATALDTTEAENPCTKATCGFMGVEKSKYEVVDFAMGSDLVPVYISAIQVSSDSVLIKPNDARSVSYTLKSTTDRADGKNYLQYFVKEADGSFTPIDPGAARSFGPDGGIDTVYVTVDLGDMNYSMETYKISTASGKQALSLTFYLPQLAFVDSRDSNWKEITGDDPAAPGFEERWTDTDQDFNMVILKPSKQADGSFAYYKCDDCNVGLTMAAGVASEGLVLSASEPFENGFARVQIRCSGNECKTYRYDAENPANSNPARISISGNGSDAIMAHYHPIYFREPPVPVPQFADIFDVKGAPVEAMKIYSDYVASEYLDGVGDSIAIYFNRNIHKDSLPEQICILWDSVAADTIYPFKDGMSTLKADSVKYCNVIVNKTQYSCLNLDAATGYCDNRLEVGGLTLSSRIKTAGTGKVYSYASFDDNGKHIKQGFEGNIVDRIAPVPIEAIVISQKNKDGELSGYDNLTVILSEPVTLLDPTNTTSFDFYLNSATSLDSVAKFASATGPTGTVVTSSIVPVPSSREDGYGKIDVIYKTSSNALSPHAGDYLRLGGDLTKLIWRDNMDSTAYGANEMRTSFDVDYHWNSPTGYNETKRLPSRWVLVTGDAEVGVYDVNFAYTGNAAECLLDSCASPITAIPVSSLDGNEQVIKSKWGIPGHLVKSDMKALYDKKKVANEDVDMSDFYFYYKVEYFTNLGAYVASSSAKIYCDDDLNFQHNKKYFFGGAGKNCTTHGTNYYIGWNMTSDNGRLVGTGAYITKIDTYVRINGSKENRKDKTSMFGIKKSKNAYPIDRTWEDFKKNN from the coding sequence ATGGATAATAATACTATGAAGAACAAGAAGAATACTCTCCTCGCGGGAGCCTTTAAGTGGATTCTGGGTACATGTATGGTGCTCATGGGAGTGCAGAGCGCCTGGTCTAGCTGTTCCGGTACGCTGCATTTTCAGCCGCCTCTGGAATGGGGCGCTAATAATGCCCCGACAGTGACTTTCTACACTGCTATGAATAACAAGCAGAAGGTTACGTCTGTAATGACCTACAATGCAACGACTGGTTATTACGAATATGACCTTTCCAAGATCGGTGGTGAAGCCTACGACTCCACGTTCACCGTGTATACGATGATGTCGGATTCTACGATCCGCTATATTACGACGGCCAAGTGGAATGGTATCCCGAAGGATAATGCCAAGGATCCCAACTATCCCATGAACAACCGTGACTTCGCCTGCCCCAACAGCAAGGGTGATGTCTACATTCTTGAAAACCCCAAGCAGGCCGGCAAGACTCTTATCTCTTACGGTAAAAAGCCCAACATCAAGTACTTCTACATCTTGGTTCCGGACGATGAAGAATGGAAGGCCTCCGTTCCCATGTATTCTGACAATGGAACCTACGCTGGTGGTAAGCCCTTCAAGGTTGACCCCACCATGTGCGGATGGTACTACGCTGTGTGGATGGACGAAGATCTTCCCACTTCTTTTGTTCTCTTTAAGGATTCCGACGAAATGTTGGCCGACGCAATCGGTGTCAACGGTTGGAACAACACTCTTGAAGCCATTGACGTTGAAGCATTCTTCGATGCATACGGTGTAGATAGACTTTACTTTATTGCTGACCCGGATGAAGCTCCGGATGGCAAGCTCTTCTCTGTAGTTGACCCTGAAATCGAAGGTAACTGCTCCTATACTTTGGCTGCAATCCTTTATGATACCGATGCCGCCCTCCATGGCGCATTCACTTGCGATGCTTATCCTGCTGTGGCTTCTAACGGTTGCTATGTGGCTTCTGCTCCCTATGGTTTCCCGGGTGGCGGTGCTGCAAATACTGTTCCCTGTATCGGTGTGACCAAGGGTATCGTTGGTGACTTCCTGGATCCTCTGACCAAGAAGCCGACTTACAATGCTGCTTCTGGCTGCTTTGTAAGTCAGGAAGCTTTTGACGTGATGTTCCGCGAAACTCCCAATGTCAATGCTATGCATTGCCGCGACGTGCTCTTTACCCAGTCTTCTGACGGTATGTGGGAATACGATAGCTATAACGAACCCACCGGTGCATTTACCATTTTGAATGACCTTAAGGACTCCGTTACTCTCGGTACTTGTGTTGGTACTTGCGCTACTGCTGCTGCTACTCGTAAGGGTTTGGGCAACGTCAGATACGGTGTCGGTACTCCGGCTAAGGTTTCTGCTGCAGCTAAGGCTCAGCTGGGTGTCGTGGCCGACTGGTCTGACCTGGAACCCAAGAGCGGTCTCCCCTATATCGACCTTTATCCTGTGGCTGCCGGCGAATTCGACTCCGGTACCAATCCCGACGTTTATGACAACACTTCCTGGGATGCCCGTATTTCTGGCATGAACAACCAGATGTTCTGCTTCGAGTCTCACGCACACTTCGTTTACCGTCCGGGTATGCAGTTCTCCTTCCGCGGTGACGATGACATTTGGGTCTATATCGATAACAAGTTGGCAGTGGACCTGGGTGGTACCCACCTTGCCGCTCCTGGTTACGTGAACCTGGATGAATTTACTGGTGCTCAGGGTGCTCTCGTTGCTAACAAGACCTATGACATTGACATCTTCTTCTGCGACCGTCGTACTGATATGAGTAACGTTCGTATCAAGACCAATATGTACATCCAGCAGAAGACTGCCCTTACCAAGGAAAAGACTGAAAACTACACTCCCAAGAATCCTGAATACCAGATGTGCTATACTCAGACTGGTGAAGGTTCTTGTGCTGCTGCAGTTTCTGGTGACGATAAGGCCATCGAATGCTGCGGTGCTGACTTCGTTAATAAGTCTGAATGTACGAGCTTCAAGTTCCAGTACTATCTGGTCGCTGGTACCAAGTTCCCTGCCGATCTCTCTTCTGCACAGCTTCTGGCCAATGACGCTTCTATTCCGGGTATTGACCTGTCTAACCCGGCTGTGCCCAAGTTCACCTACGAACAGATTGCTCTGCCGCCGGGAACCTGGACTGTCTGGGCCTATATCGATGGCGACAAGAACAAGGTTTATACTTACAAGTCTCAGGGTGAAGTGGAAGTTGTCTTCAATAACGCTACCGCCCTGGATACTACCGAAGCAGAAAACCCCTGTACAAAGGCAACCTGTGGCTTCATGGGTGTTGAAAAGTCCAAGTACGAAGTGGTTGACTTCGCTATGGGTAGCGATTTGGTCCCGGTTTATATTTCTGCAATCCAGGTATCCTCTGATTCCGTGCTGATCAAGCCCAATGACGCAAGAAGCGTTAGCTACACCTTGAAGTCTACTACTGATCGCGCTGATGGAAAGAACTACCTGCAGTACTTCGTTAAGGAAGCAGATGGCTCCTTTACCCCCATTGATCCGGGTGCTGCTCGCAGCTTTGGCCCCGATGGTGGTATTGATACCGTCTATGTCACTGTTGACCTTGGTGATATGAATTACTCCATGGAAACCTACAAGATTTCTACCGCATCTGGTAAGCAGGCTCTGTCTCTGACCTTCTACCTGCCGCAGCTTGCCTTCGTAGATTCCAGGGATTCCAACTGGAAGGAAATTACTGGTGATGATCCCGCCGCTCCTGGTTTCGAAGAACGTTGGACTGATACCGATCAGGACTTCAACATGGTTATTCTGAAGCCCTCCAAGCAGGCCGATGGTTCCTTTGCCTACTACAAGTGCGACGATTGTAACGTTGGCTTGACTATGGCTGCCGGCGTGGCATCTGAAGGTCTTGTACTTTCTGCATCTGAACCCTTCGAAAATGGCTTTGCAAGAGTGCAGATCCGTTGCAGCGGTAATGAATGTAAGACCTATCGTTATGATGCTGAAAATCCTGCTAACAGCAACCCGGCCAGAATCTCCATTTCTGGTAACGGTAGCGATGCTATCATGGCTCACTACCACCCGATTTACTTCCGTGAACCGCCGGTACCTGTGCCGCAGTTTGCTGATATCTTCGACGTAAAGGGTGCTCCTGTTGAAGCTATGAAGATTTATAGCGACTATGTTGCTAGCGAATATCTGGACGGTGTGGGTGACTCTATCGCCATCTACTTCAACCGCAATATTCATAAGGACTCTCTGCCGGAACAGATCTGCATCTTGTGGGATTCTGTTGCTGCGGATACGATTTATCCCTTCAAGGACGGTATGTCTACCCTTAAGGCTGACTCCGTTAAGTACTGCAATGTTATCGTCAATAAGACTCAGTATTCCTGCTTGAATCTCGATGCTGCTACTGGCTATTGCGACAATCGCCTCGAAGTTGGCGGCCTGACCCTTTCTAGCCGCATTAAGACTGCTGGTACCGGTAAGGTTTACTCTTATGCATCCTTCGATGATAATGGTAAGCACATCAAGCAGGGCTTTGAAGGCAACATCGTGGATCGTATCGCTCCTGTACCTATCGAAGCAATCGTGATTTCCCAGAAGAATAAGGATGGTGAACTGAGTGGTTACGACAACTTGACCGTGATTCTCTCTGAACCGGTGACCTTGCTGGATCCGACCAACACTACTTCCTTCGACTTCTACCTGAATTCTGCAACTAGCCTTGACTCTGTTGCCAAGTTCGCTTCTGCAACTGGTCCGACTGGTACTGTGGTGACCTCTTCTATCGTTCCTGTTCCTAGTTCTCGTGAAGATGGCTACGGCAAGATTGACGTGATTTACAAGACGTCTAGTAACGCTCTGTCTCCCCATGCTGGTGACTACCTGCGTCTGGGCGGCGACCTGACTAAGCTTATCTGGCGCGATAACATGGATTCCACCGCTTACGGTGCAAATGAAATGCGTACTTCCTTTGACGTAGATTACCACTGGAACTCTCCCACTGGTTACAACGAAACCAAGCGTCTGCCCTCTCGTTGGGTGCTGGTTACCGGTGACGCCGAAGTGGGTGTTTACGATGTGAACTTCGCCTACACTGGCAATGCTGCTGAATGTCTCCTTGATTCTTGCGCAAGCCCGATTACCGCGATCCCTGTCTCTTCTCTGGACGGAAACGAACAGGTCATCAAGAGCAAGTGGGGTATCCCGGGTCACTTGGTCAAGTCTGATATGAAGGCTCTGTACGACAAGAAGAAGGTTGCTAACGAAGACGTTGATATGAGTGACTTCTACTTCTACTACAAGGTTGAATACTTCACCAACCTGGGTGCTTATGTGGCAAGTTCCTCTGCAAAGATCTACTGCGATGACGATCTGAACTTCCAGCACAACAAGAAGTACTTCTTCGGTGGTGCTGGCAAGAACTGTACTACTCATGGCACCAACTACTACATCGGTTGGAACATGACTTCTGATAATGGCCGCTTGGTTGGTACTGGTGCATACATCACCAAGATCGATACCTACGTCAGAATCAACGGTTCTAAGGAAAACCGCAAGGACAAGACTTCCATGTTCGGTATCAAGAAGTCTAAGAATGCATATCCCATTGATCGCACATGGGAAGACTTCAAGAAGAACAACTAA